The following coding sequences are from one Treponema bryantii window:
- a CDS encoding YdcF family protein has translation MNITLIILGIISIFYDFIITFLNPGTFWDIVVSFTHIWTALGAYLIFLGIYRIKTGHSFWSIWKKWIKITFISLASVGGIIAIINLIFILNPAIVSVNETAENVILLGGGIDKDGNLPKPVMDRVKLAAEYLNQHPETVCVVTGGTLKWLPYAEAPELKNQLVNKGVAPERILVEDQAKDTIQNFQFSCKMLSEYRGVSIQEILDMPTAVVTSSYHLRRSERLARRMGFSNIKGIGSACPVIYVPHSYVRESCAYVKLNLRILLTGEPKRLSGQTRQ, from the coding sequence ATGAACATTACACTCATCATTCTAGGAATTATCAGCATATTCTACGACTTTATCATTACGTTTTTGAATCCCGGCACTTTCTGGGATATCGTAGTTTCCTTCACTCACATCTGGACAGCCCTTGGTGCTTATCTGATTTTTCTTGGAATATACAGAATCAAAACAGGACACTCGTTCTGGAGTATCTGGAAGAAGTGGATAAAAATAACGTTCATCAGTCTGGCTAGTGTCGGTGGCATTATTGCAATCATCAATCTGATTTTCATTTTGAATCCGGCAATTGTTTCAGTAAATGAAACTGCAGAGAATGTTATTCTTCTTGGTGGTGGAATTGATAAGGACGGAAATCTGCCAAAGCCTGTTATGGATCGTGTGAAACTGGCGGCAGAGTATCTGAATCAGCATCCGGAAACTGTTTGTGTTGTTACCGGCGGAACCTTAAAATGGCTGCCATATGCTGAGGCTCCGGAGCTTAAAAATCAGCTTGTAAATAAAGGTGTTGCGCCTGAGCGGATTTTAGTTGAAGATCAGGCTAAAGATACAATTCAGAATTTTCAGTTTAGTTGTAAAATGCTTTCAGAATATAGAGGTGTAAGTATTCAGGAAATTCTGGATATGCCGACTGCGGTTGTAACAAGCAGCTATCATTTGCGTCGCAGCGAACGCCTTGCCCGAAGAATGGGCTTTAGTAATATTAAAGGGATTGGTTCTGCCTGCCCGGTAATTTACGTTCCTCACAGCTACGTACGCGAAAGTTGTGCGTACGTAAAACTGAATCTTCGTATTCTGCTGACAGGCGAGCCGAAAAGATTGTCGGGTCAAACCCGACAATGA
- a CDS encoding PP2C family protein-serine/threonine phosphatase, whose amino-acid sequence MLEVIVHQIMADYYLGSYSSFHSFILLMGLLPFLIFENKKRYALPITALSSLLYIYFSCRNIEAHAQVTAGTLFGIRCMNITITVFIILFVVLIYTRVVYRIEYYLKNHSDSLENEIKMAAIIQQNFFRQEIENIKKYEVGYFSRPMVGVSGDLYDFYKTGEKLDGLGVFDVSGHGISSGLVTMLVKNIIHQEFYNQPDVELWEIVNKINDRVIEEKGEIQNYLTGILVRLYENKFELVDAGHPAPILYKKKTGECSFVQLGEKAVGVIGIAGFPVYYESLYYDFEDGDELILFSDGVIDIKNEKDEYFGKERLLEAAKLNIEKSAAEQVSFIANSIYSFCGTREQNDDLTIIVLKK is encoded by the coding sequence TTGCTGGAAGTAATTGTACATCAGATTATGGCGGATTATTATCTTGGTTCATACAGCAGTTTCCATTCGTTTATTCTTCTGATGGGTCTTTTACCGTTCCTTATTTTTGAGAATAAAAAAAGATATGCATTGCCGATTACGGCTTTAAGTTCTTTGCTTTATATTTATTTCTCATGTCGAAATATTGAGGCTCATGCGCAGGTAACGGCTGGAACTTTATTCGGCATCAGATGTATGAATATTACAATTACGGTTTTTATTATTCTTTTTGTAGTTTTAATTTATACCCGGGTTGTTTATAGAATTGAATATTATCTGAAAAATCACAGCGATTCTCTTGAAAATGAAATTAAGATGGCTGCGATAATTCAGCAGAATTTTTTCAGACAGGAAATTGAGAATATTAAAAAATACGAGGTAGGATATTTCAGCCGTCCGATGGTTGGAGTTTCTGGTGACCTTTACGATTTTTATAAGACTGGCGAGAAGCTTGATGGACTTGGAGTTTTTGATGTTTCAGGTCATGGTATTTCTTCTGGTCTTGTGACTATGCTTGTTAAAAATATTATTCATCAGGAATTTTACAATCAGCCAGATGTTGAACTCTGGGAAATTGTTAATAAAATAAATGACCGCGTAATAGAAGAGAAGGGTGAAATTCAAAATTATCTTACTGGTATTCTCGTTCGCCTTTATGAAAATAAATTTGAACTTGTTGATGCTGGACATCCGGCTCCAATTCTGTATAAAAAGAAAACTGGTGAGTGCAGCTTTGTTCAGCTGGGTGAAAAGGCTGTCGGTGTTATAGGTATTGCAGGTTTTCCAGTTTATTATGAATCGCTCTATTATGATTTTGAAGATGGTGATGAGTTGATTCTTTTTTCTGATGGTGTTATTGATATTAAAAATGAAAAAGATGAATACTTTGGTAAGGAACGTCTGCTGGAAGCTGCTAAACTAAATATCGAAAAATCTGCTGCTGAGCAGGTTAGCTTTATTGCTAACAGCATTTATTCATTCTGCGGAACTCGTGAGCAGAATGATGACCTTACTATCATTGTATTGAAAAAATAA
- a CDS encoding DUF763 domain-containing protein: MGGIRNSGHADLPLHTGTVPRWLADRMMVLGTLITESLVENFGPEEVLVRLSDPLWFQSFGAVMGMDWHSSGITTSVMYALKRGLNPRAKELGIYVCGGRGKYSRMTPDELLGIADAEGLDGDALVRNSKLVAKVDNNAVQDGFQLYQHNFVLTQNGSWAVVQQGMNTAEKKARRYHWCSTNLRSFVEEPHSGVVGDNKGKILNLTDSQADKARSSILEMSREEPERMINEILQIEKPASEIILLQDGGVTGVSPVRRGSTQRSAGEGETSPLSMPEQLELFPELANERSIVMPSHHEVREQDVDLKRLGGVLATAYNSQPKDFEELLLTPGLGPRTLQSLALVSEVIYGTPSRFTDPARFSFAHGGKDGHPFPVPLKIYDESIRILRDSIEKSKLGYKDKSDCIHRLHTVALNVEQNCAPDVDFDAAIRFEREHSKEWDGRTV; the protein is encoded by the coding sequence ATGGGTGGAATAAGAAACAGCGGACATGCAGATTTACCTCTTCATACTGGAACAGTGCCGAGATGGCTTGCTGACCGTATGATGGTTTTAGGAACTCTTATAACAGAATCCCTTGTTGAAAACTTTGGTCCTGAAGAAGTTCTTGTTCGTCTAAGTGATCCATTATGGTTTCAGTCCTTTGGTGCTGTAATGGGAATGGACTGGCATAGTTCTGGAATTACAACAAGTGTAATGTATGCACTGAAGCGTGGATTGAATCCAAGAGCTAAAGAGCTTGGTATCTATGTTTGTGGTGGCCGTGGAAAATATTCTCGAATGACTCCTGATGAACTCTTAGGAATTGCAGATGCAGAAGGGCTTGATGGAGATGCGCTGGTCCGCAACAGTAAACTTGTAGCTAAAGTGGACAATAATGCGGTGCAGGATGGATTTCAGCTTTATCAGCATAATTTTGTTCTAACACAAAATGGAAGCTGGGCTGTTGTTCAGCAGGGGATGAATACTGCAGAAAAAAAGGCTAGAAGATATCACTGGTGTTCAACTAACTTACGTTCGTTTGTTGAAGAACCGCATAGTGGAGTAGTTGGAGATAATAAAGGAAAAATCTTAAACCTTACAGATTCTCAGGCTGATAAAGCCCGCAGTTCTATTCTTGAGATGAGCCGTGAAGAGCCGGAGCGAATGATAAATGAAATTCTTCAGATAGAAAAACCGGCCAGTGAAATAATACTATTACAGGATGGGGGCGTTACGGGGGTATCCCCCGTTAGAAGGGGTAGCACGCAACGAAGTGCGGGCGAGGGGGAGACTTCCCCCTTATCCATGCCAGAACAACTGGAGTTATTCCCAGAATTAGCTAACGAACGTTCGATAGTTATGCCTAGTCACCATGAAGTCAGGGAACAGGATGTGGATCTTAAGAGATTGGGTGGAGTACTTGCTACGGCTTATAATTCTCAGCCAAAAGATTTTGAGGAACTGCTGCTGACGCCTGGACTTGGTCCGAGAACTCTGCAGTCTCTTGCGCTGGTGAGCGAAGTGATTTATGGAACTCCGAGCCGCTTTACAGATCCTGCTCGTTTTAGTTTTGCGCATGGTGGTAAGGATGGACATCCGTTCCCGGTACCGCTGAAGATTTATGATGAATCGATTCGTATTCTGCGGGATAGCATAGAAAAATCGAAGCTGGGATATAAAGATAAATCTGATTGTATCCATCGTCTTCATACGGTTGCTTTGAATGTCGAACAGAACTGTGCACCGGATGTTGATTTTGATGCTGCTATTCGATTCGAACGTGAACATTCAAAAGAATGGGACGGTAGAACTGTTTAA
- a CDS encoding DNA-deoxyinosine glycosylase, translated as MSDKKENVRETILHEIEPVWNEESRVLILGTMPSPASRNAGFFYMHPQNRFWKVVPEVFGEALKLPNNASDRLAAIQERREFLVRHNLALWDVLASCDIQGAADSSIKNAKPNDFTEIFEKSKIRHVFCTGKTSFNLWKKFCAAQYEERFGLTCECLPSTSPANAAWSMERLVAEYQKICYHSRYDSDIRNK; from the coding sequence ATGTCGGATAAAAAAGAAAACGTCAGAGAAACAATTTTGCATGAAATAGAACCGGTATGGAATGAAGAAAGCCGAGTTCTTATCCTTGGGACAATGCCGTCTCCTGCAAGCCGTAATGCCGGATTTTTCTACATGCATCCGCAGAACAGATTCTGGAAGGTGGTTCCAGAAGTTTTTGGCGAGGCACTGAAACTCCCGAATAATGCGTCCGACCGACTTGCTGCAATCCAGGAACGCCGTGAGTTTTTAGTTCGCCACAATCTTGCTCTTTGGGATGTGCTTGCTTCCTGTGATATTCAAGGTGCTGCAGATTCAAGCATAAAAAATGCAAAGCCAAATGATTTTACTGAAATATTTGAAAAATCAAAAATCCGCCATGTATTTTGTACAGGAAAAACTTCTTTTAATTTGTGGAAAAAATTTTGCGCAGCACAATATGAAGAGCGCTTTGGTTTGACATGCGAATGTCTTCCGAGTACGAGTCCTGCTAATGCCGCGTGGAGCATGGAAAGGCTTGTGGCGGAGTATCAGAAAATATGTTATCATTCCAGATATGATTCAGATATTCGGAACAAATAA
- a CDS encoding fructosamine kinase family protein: MNITLPPNYNSLAGALVALFGNSVAIAETDRLSGGDINKAYGLTLTNGKHIFMKANAKQNAPFFTSEAAGLTAIEKTGAIGTPEILCTGTDDGEDVGYSFLLLKYIKSGKQQKNYWRELAQNLAKMHKADTSIYFEGNGKFGFFQDNFIGARPQCNTPCDSWISFFRDNRLAPQFKAADSYFETNDRKLVTKLLDHLEEFLVEPEKPSLLHGDLWSGNVMCGPEGKAMLIDPACYVGHAEVDLAMTELFGGFPPEFYEAYREENPLQPGYENRRDLYNLYQLLNHLNLFGPTYLGPVLSIVAEYVG; encoded by the coding sequence ATGAATATTACACTTCCACCAAATTATAATTCTCTTGCTGGGGCACTTGTTGCACTTTTTGGTAATTCAGTTGCTATTGCAGAAACAGACAGACTTTCCGGAGGCGACATAAATAAGGCCTATGGTCTTACTCTTACAAACGGAAAGCATATTTTTATGAAGGCAAACGCAAAACAGAATGCGCCCTTTTTTACATCAGAGGCGGCAGGACTTACTGCGATCGAAAAAACTGGTGCAATAGGTACACCAGAAATTTTGTGTACGGGAACTGATGATGGTGAAGATGTAGGCTATAGTTTTCTTTTACTGAAGTATATAAAAAGCGGAAAGCAGCAGAAGAATTACTGGCGGGAGCTGGCACAGAATCTTGCGAAAATGCATAAAGCAGATACTTCCATTTATTTTGAGGGTAACGGTAAGTTCGGATTTTTCCAGGATAATTTTATAGGCGCACGGCCACAGTGTAATACACCTTGTGACAGCTGGATATCTTTCTTCCGTGATAACAGACTTGCTCCACAGTTTAAGGCAGCGGATTCTTATTTTGAGACTAACGACCGTAAGTTAGTTACTAAACTGTTGGATCATCTGGAAGAATTTTTAGTTGAACCGGAAAAGCCAAGTCTGCTTCATGGAGATCTCTGGAGTGGTAATGTAATGTGTGGTCCAGAGGGAAAAGCAATGCTGATTGATCCTGCCTGTTATGTAGGACACGCAGAAGTAGATTTAGCAATGACAGAGCTTTTTGGCGGTTTCCCGCCGGAGTTCTACGAAGCATATCGTGAAGAAAATCCTCTGCAGCCAGGCTACGAAAACCGCCGTGACCTTTACAACCTCTATCAGCTTTTGAATCATCTGAATCTTTTTGGTCCGACTTATCTTGGACCTGTTTTGAGTATTGTTGCAGAATATGTCGGATAA
- a CDS encoding helix-turn-helix transcriptional regulator gives MLGAKIYECRKKNGMSQEMLAEKLNVARQTVSNWETGETSPNPEQLKMLSNIFNISVDELLDNKSFVNVSSNSSRAREIGFEYKSKRMINGVPMIHINLGGIVPRRAKGIIAIGDIAVGVIAMGGVSAGVVSVGGVSAGLVSLGGLAAGLIVALGGVAVAPIALGGLAIGVIACGGAALGYITNLK, from the coding sequence ATGTTAGGTGCAAAAATTTATGAATGCCGTAAAAAAAATGGTATGTCACAGGAAATGCTTGCAGAAAAGCTGAATGTAGCACGTCAGACAGTTTCAAACTGGGAGACAGGAGAAACTTCGCCAAATCCTGAACAGCTGAAAATGCTTTCAAATATTTTCAATATCAGTGTGGATGAACTTCTTGATAACAAGTCTTTTGTGAATGTTTCCTCAAATAGCAGCAGAGCACGGGAAATCGGCTTTGAGTATAAAAGCAAACGGATGATTAACGGCGTTCCAATGATTCATATAAATCTTGGAGGAATTGTTCCCCGAAGGGCCAAAGGAATTATTGCCATTGGTGATATTGCAGTTGGTGTGATTGCAATGGGCGGAGTCAGTGCTGGTGTAGTTTCAGTTGGAGGAGTAAGTGCAGGCCTTGTCTCTCTTGGAGGACTGGCAGCAGGCTTGATTGTTGCCCTTGGTGGTGTTGCTGTAGCGCCTATTGCTCTTGGTGGCCTCGCTATAGGAGTGATTGCTTGTGGCGGTGCAGCCTTAGGTTATATTACCAATTTAAAGTAA
- the proC gene encoding pyrroline-5-carboxylate reductase: protein MKIGCIGTGAMGGAIMRAVCKKYDVSQIKVTDKNVEMGKAFAAETGAVFVENNTDVLDCDYVFLAVKPQFLGDVFAEIAGKISNKTVVISMAAGVKIEKLENWAPKARFIRMMPNVCAQIGEAMTAVTYKDNISDVEAKTAIEILSSAGKVEVVPEKLMDCVTAVSGSGPAFVFMFIEALADAAVRCGMPRAQAYTYAAQTVYGSAGMVLESGKHPAVLKDMVCSPAGTTIEGVAALEKNNFRNAVIEAVTAACNRSIALGK, encoded by the coding sequence ATGAAAATCGGATGTATTGGAACTGGTGCAATGGGCGGCGCTATTATGCGCGCTGTCTGCAAAAAATATGATGTGAGCCAGATTAAGGTTACTGATAAAAATGTTGAGATGGGCAAAGCTTTTGCGGCTGAGACTGGAGCTGTTTTTGTTGAGAACAACACTGATGTGCTCGACTGCGACTATGTTTTTCTTGCTGTAAAGCCACAATTCCTTGGCGATGTTTTTGCTGAGATTGCCGGAAAGATTTCTAACAAGACAGTTGTGATTTCTATGGCTGCCGGTGTGAAAATCGAAAAGCTCGAGAACTGGGCACCTAAGGCTCGCTTTATCCGCATGATGCCGAATGTTTGTGCACAGATTGGCGAAGCAATGACCGCCGTTACTTATAAAGATAATATTTCTGATGTTGAGGCAAAAACTGCCATTGAGATTTTGAGCTCAGCTGGAAAAGTAGAAGTTGTTCCTGAAAAACTGATGGACTGTGTAACTGCTGTTAGCGGTTCTGGTCCGGCTTTTGTATTTATGTTTATTGAAGCTTTGGCTGATGCTGCTGTTCGCTGTGGAATGCCACGTGCTCAGGCTTATACTTACGCTGCACAGACTGTTTACGGTTCAGCTGGAATGGTTCTGGAAAGCGGAAAGCATCCTGCAGTTCTTAAAGACATGGTTTGTTCACCTGCCGGAACTACAATCGAAGGTGTTGCAGCCCTCGAAAAAAATAACTTCCGCAATGCAGTAATTGAAGCAGTTACTGCTGCATGCAATCGTTCAATTGCCCTCGGCAAATAA
- a CDS encoding MGMT family protein has protein sequence MSDLKEKIYAAVRLIPRGKVASYSQVAALAGNCNLRRYVGNALHENPSNQITPCHRVVNAKGFCSGSFSFGGPDAQREKLEAEGITFVDGHVDMEKHNITEEDFEVIKAELDNN, from the coding sequence ATGTCTGATTTGAAAGAAAAAATCTATGCAGCAGTTAGATTGATTCCACGTGGAAAAGTTGCATCCTATTCTCAGGTTGCAGCTCTTGCAGGAAACTGTAATCTTCGCCGCTATGTTGGAAATGCGCTTCACGAAAATCCAAGTAATCAGATAACTCCTTGTCATCGGGTGGTTAATGCAAAAGGTTTTTGTTCAGGCAGTTTTTCTTTTGGCGGGCCAGATGCTCAGCGGGAAAAACTCGAAGCCGAAGGCATTACCTTTGTTGATGGCCATGTCGATATGGAAAAACACAATATTACTGAAGAAGATTTTGAAGTAATAAAAGCTGAACTTGATAATAATTAA
- a CDS encoding arsenate reductase family protein has product MIQIFGTNKSFDTKAAQRFFKERRIDFQFVDLKEKEMSPGEFDSVVSALARETGSRADAIDLLIDNKAKDYASIAYLDDSEKESKLFENQVKLMKQPVCRNGKTAATVGLQQKVWENW; this is encoded by the coding sequence ATGATTCAGATATTCGGAACAAATAAATCTTTTGATACAAAGGCGGCTCAGCGATTTTTTAAGGAACGCCGCATCGACTTTCAGTTTGTAGATCTTAAAGAAAAGGAAATGTCTCCCGGTGAGTTCGACTCAGTAGTTTCTGCACTCGCAAGAGAAACGGGGTCACGAGCAGATGCAATTGATTTACTGATTGATAACAAGGCTAAAGATTACGCCAGTATTGCTTATCTGGACGACAGTGAGAAAGAATCAAAGTTGTTTGAAAATCAGGTAAAGTTGATGAAGCAGCCGGTTTGTCGTAATGGAAAAACTGCAGCCACTGTCGGTCTTCAGCAGAAGGTTTGGGAAAACTGGTAA
- the hrpB gene encoding ATP-dependent helicase HrpB produces the protein MPENLNLSQFPITPYLEQICNALKDSPSRFLILTTETAAGKSTVLPLALLEHFSGKILMTEPRRIAVLGVANRLGELAEAGSLGQTDCGNPIGYKIHLESKITRDTRLEVVTEAILVRQLQSDPALEDYNVVVLDEFHERSVNTDLALAFLKEAMQLRDDLYVVIMSATIDTKRLQNYLGTVGEVPVFSVPGRQFPVKVLYEAEKSVVAAVKDVLRFDAMGNILVFLPGIADIRKAQETLLETGDFDADSDTELCVLHSSVSLEEQKRVIKPSRDGEDIKRRIILSSAIAETSLTVPGVTTVIDSGLARINRMDLNTGMEKLSTEVESEFSAEQRKGRAGRICEGTCIRLWDEHDPRVKELAPEILRTDLVPVVLECSERGVYSVEGIDWLDSPSKAAWKTSSTLLRQLGLIRDDGHLTEKGRAALTLGVHPRLGSIALEAFDNGTGRLSEEGRELLLKCSTYSGSSRDLQNRFIVDMERRLKTCNYAVYDKSDFLILSGYPDRLAMRTSAPGVEPAEYKFAGGRQARLYKSNAPLWLVAPEVMAKNADAVIFDFAELPETKIGEFLEKNCEIREICSFAHGTLQKFEQKCYGEIVLSSKKVPTHPEDFAEAWVTEITEKGFDSVPKDARVESLLLRAEFIEQQKDEGIDKEAGDLENSLYNRLSENVREWLIPFLSGSNTLTPQIVYDALYWYLNGSEIDREAPEQLVLENGRRVKVKYEKQAEIRPIIEIIIQRIFGCFTTPQICGKKVLLRLLSPASRPLQVTEDLEHFWTGAWVEICKEMKGRYPKHNWDYRVVEKE, from the coding sequence ATGCCTGAAAATTTGAATTTATCTCAATTTCCTATCACTCCTTATCTCGAACAGATTTGTAATGCATTGAAAGATTCTCCTTCGCGCTTTTTGATTTTAACTACAGAAACGGCGGCTGGAAAATCCACTGTGCTTCCGCTTGCTTTGCTGGAACATTTTTCCGGAAAGATTTTGATGACGGAGCCACGACGAATTGCGGTTCTAGGTGTGGCGAACAGACTTGGAGAACTGGCGGAAGCAGGGTCTCTAGGGCAGACAGATTGTGGAAATCCGATTGGTTATAAAATTCATCTTGAAAGTAAGATTACCCGTGATACAAGGCTGGAGGTTGTGACTGAGGCTATTCTTGTCCGCCAGTTACAGAGCGATCCTGCTTTAGAAGATTATAATGTTGTTGTTTTGGATGAGTTTCATGAGAGGTCGGTGAATACGGATCTTGCGCTTGCTTTTTTGAAAGAAGCGATGCAGCTGCGGGACGATCTTTATGTTGTGATTATGTCGGCAACAATTGATACTAAGCGTTTACAGAATTATCTTGGGACGGTTGGTGAAGTTCCAGTCTTTTCTGTTCCTGGAAGACAGTTTCCGGTGAAGGTTTTGTATGAGGCGGAGAAGTCTGTGGTTGCGGCTGTGAAAGATGTGCTGAGATTTGACGCAATGGGTAATATTCTTGTTTTCCTGCCGGGAATTGCTGATATCCGTAAAGCACAGGAAACGCTTCTTGAAACTGGTGATTTTGATGCTGATAGCGATACAGAACTTTGTGTACTTCATTCGAGTGTTTCTCTTGAAGAGCAGAAGCGGGTTATAAAACCGTCTCGTGATGGAGAGGATATAAAGCGACGTATCATTTTGTCTTCTGCTATTGCGGAAACTTCGCTTACGGTTCCCGGCGTCACAACTGTTATTGATTCTGGGCTTGCCCGCATAAACCGCATGGATTTGAATACCGGTATGGAAAAGCTTTCTACAGAAGTTGAAAGTGAATTTTCAGCTGAACAGCGGAAAGGTCGTGCCGGTCGTATTTGTGAAGGAACCTGTATCCGTCTTTGGGATGAGCATGACCCTCGTGTAAAAGAATTGGCTCCGGAAATCCTGAGGACAGACCTTGTTCCGGTTGTTCTTGAATGCAGCGAGCGTGGCGTTTACAGTGTTGAAGGAATTGACTGGCTGGACAGTCCTTCGAAAGCAGCGTGGAAAACAAGCAGTACTCTTTTACGGCAGCTTGGTTTGATTCGTGATGATGGTCACCTTACAGAAAAGGGAAGGGCTGCGCTGACTCTTGGTGTGCATCCGCGGCTTGGCAGTATTGCGCTTGAGGCTTTTGATAATGGTACTGGCCGGTTGAGCGAAGAAGGACGAGAGCTTTTGTTGAAGTGCAGTACCTATTCAGGCTCGTCTCGGGATTTGCAGAATCGGTTTATTGTTGACATGGAACGCCGTTTAAAGACTTGTAATTATGCAGTTTATGATAAATCTGATTTTTTGATTTTGAGCGGATATCCGGATCGTCTTGCAATGCGGACAAGTGCTCCTGGTGTTGAGCCTGCTGAATATAAGTTTGCGGGAGGACGTCAGGCAAGACTTTATAAGTCGAATGCTCCTTTGTGGCTTGTTGCGCCTGAGGTTATGGCTAAAAACGCTGATGCTGTAATTTTTGATTTTGCTGAATTGCCTGAGACCAAAATCGGAGAATTTCTTGAGAAAAACTGTGAAATTCGAGAAATCTGCTCATTTGCTCACGGGACTTTGCAGAAATTTGAACAGAAATGTTATGGGGAAATAGTGCTTTCTTCTAAGAAAGTGCCTACTCATCCCGAAGATTTTGCTGAAGCCTGGGTTACCGAAATTACAGAAAAAGGTTTTGATTCTGTACCAAAAGATGCGAGGGTTGAAAGCCTTTTGCTTCGTGCAGAGTTTATTGAGCAGCAGAAGGATGAGGGAATCGATAAGGAGGCAGGCGACCTGGAAAACTCGTTATACAACCGTCTTTCTGAAAATGTCCGCGAATGGCTTATTCCATTTTTAAGCGGGTCTAATACACTTACTCCTCAAATTGTTTATGATGCCCTTTACTGGTATCTTAATGGTTCAGAAATTGATCGCGAGGCTCCAGAACAGCTTGTTCTTGAAAACGGGCGTCGTGTTAAAGTAAAATACGAAAAACAGGCAGAAATCCGTCCGATTATTGAAATCATAATCCAGCGAATTTTCGGCTGTTTTACAACACCACAAATCTGCGGGAAAAAAGTTCTGCTGCGTCTATTGTCGCCGGCCAGTCGTCCGCTTCAGGTTACTGAAGATCTTGAGCACTTCTGGACTGGAGCATGGGTTGAGATCTGTAAGGAAATGAAGGGCCGCTACCCGAAGCACAACTGGGACTATCGCGTGGTGGAAAAGGAATAA
- a CDS encoding SMP-30/gluconolactonase/LRE family protein, with protein sequence MKTYTAQFFSQEKYKLGESPFYDSRTKTISWVDIMDKKFFTLGPDGVRKTFCFNQAIGSAVPTVKESCYLIAGTDGLYLQETKSNDSASETPAPKLIKNLKDYYESYQRSNDAKADPAGRLFFGSSVDDNIHEASGNLFCLDTLKDNEITCLQPNTKISNGMAWSADRKKFYFSDTLQYAVFSYDYNLETGEISNRKVLFTPEENKGLTDGMCIDADDNLWVAFWGGSRIEQRSTKDGSLLAVINVDAMNVTSCCFIGDNLDTLFITTSGNEQTGEHDGCLFTCKVDVKGCGCDYFKLVI encoded by the coding sequence ATGAAAACTTACACTGCTCAGTTTTTTTCTCAGGAAAAATATAAACTCGGAGAATCCCCATTTTACGATTCACGTACAAAAACAATTTCCTGGGTCGACATTATGGACAAAAAGTTTTTTACTCTAGGACCAGATGGAGTTCGTAAAACCTTCTGTTTTAATCAGGCAATTGGTTCAGCCGTTCCAACTGTCAAAGAAAGCTGTTATCTTATTGCCGGAACTGACGGTCTCTATCTTCAGGAAACAAAATCAAATGATTCTGCCTCTGAAACTCCAGCTCCAAAGCTTATCAAAAATCTGAAAGATTATTATGAATCATACCAGCGTTCCAATGACGCCAAAGCAGATCCAGCCGGACGACTTTTTTTCGGTTCATCTGTAGATGACAATATACACGAAGCAAGCGGAAATCTTTTCTGTCTTGATACTCTAAAAGACAACGAAATCACCTGTCTCCAGCCAAATACAAAAATCTCAAATGGAATGGCCTGGAGTGCTGATCGAAAAAAATTTTATTTTTCCGATACACTGCAATATGCCGTTTTTTCATACGATTACAATTTAGAAACTGGAGAAATCTCAAATAGAAAAGTATTGTTTACTCCAGAAGAAAACAAAGGTCTTACAGATGGAATGTGTATCGATGCTGATGACAATCTCTGGGTAGCCTTCTGGGGTGGCAGCCGTATAGAACAACGCAGCACAAAAGACGGCTCTCTTTTAGCAGTAATAAATGTAGATGCAATGAACGTTACATCCTGCTGTTTTATCGGCGACAATCTCGATACTCTCTTTATCACTACTTCAGGAAATGAACAGACAGGTGAACATGACGGCTGTTTATTTACCTGCAAAGTTGATGTTAAAGGTTGCGGCTGTGATTACTTTAAATTGGTAATATAA